The Zalophus californianus isolate mZalCal1 chromosome 8, mZalCal1.pri.v2, whole genome shotgun sequence genome has a segment encoding these proteins:
- the LOC118357244 gene encoding lysophospholipid acyltransferase LPCAT4-like yields MNQGSPGDWAPLDPTPGSPAPPNPFVHELHLSRLQRVKLCLLGALLAPIRVLLAFIVLFLLWPFAWLQVAGLTEAQLQEPITGWRKTVCHNGVLGLSRLLFFLLGFLRIRVRGQRASRLQAPVLVAAPHSTFFDPIVLLPCDLPKVVSRAENLSVPVIGALLRFNQAILVSRHDPASRRRVVEEVRRRATSGGKWPQVLFFPEGTCSNKKALLKFKPGAFIAGVPVQPVLIRYPNSLDTTSWAWRGPGVLKVLWLTASQPCSIVDVEFLPVYHPSPEESRNPTLYANNVQRVMAQALGIPATECEFVGSLPVIVVGRLKVSLEPQLWELGKVLRKAGLSPGRVDTGAEPGRSRMISQEEFARQLQLSDPRTVAGAFSYFQQDGQGLVDFRDVALALAALDGGRSLDELTRLAFELFAEEQAEGPGRLLYRQGFSTILHLLLGSPRPAAATLHAELCQAGPHQGLSLCQFQAFSLHDPLHGKLFSTYLRPSLKPQASVPGNPMSLANGTVPAPKQKGD; encoded by the coding sequence ATGAACCAGGGAAGTCCGGGGGACTGGGCCCCCCTCGACCCCACCCCCGGGTCCCCAGCGCCCCCCAACCCCTTCGTGCATGAGTTACATCTCTCCCGCCTCCAGAGGGTTAAGCTCTGCCTCCTGGGGGCACTGTTGGCCCCCATCCGAGTGCTTCTGGCCTTCATTGTCCTCTTTCTCCTCTGGCCCTTTGCTTGGCTGCAAGTAGCTGGTCTTACGGAGGCGCAGCTTCAGGAGCCAATCACAGGATGGAGGAAGACTGTGTGCCACAACGGGGTGCTGGGCCTCAGCCGCCTGCTCTTTTTCCTGCTGGGCTTCCTTCGAATTCGCGTTCGGGGACAGCGGGCCTCTCGCCTTCAAGCCCCTGTCCTTGTTGCTGCTCCCCACTCTACTTTCTTTGACCCCATTGTTCTGCTGCCCTGTGACCTGCCCAAGGTTGTGTCCCGAGCCGAGAACCTTTCCGTGCCTGTCATTGGAGCCCTTCTTCGCTTCAACCAAGCCATCCTAGTATCTCGGCATGACCCGGCTTCTCGGCGCAGAGTGGTGGAGGAGGTCCGAAGGCGGGCTACCTCAGGAGGCAAGTGGCCCCAGGTACTATTCTTTCCTGAGGGCACCTGTTCCAACAAGAAGGCTTTGCTTAAATTCAAACCAGGAGCCTTCATTGCCGGGGTTCCTGTGCAACCTGTCCTCATCCGATACCCCAACAGTCTGGACACCACCAGCTGGGCATGGAGGGGCCCTGGAGTACTGAAAGTCCTCTGGCTCACAGCCTCTCAGCCCTGCAGCATCGTGGACGTGGAGTTCCTCCCTGTGTACCACCCCAGCCCGGAGGAGAGCAGGAACCCCACCCTCTATGCCAACAATGTCCAGAGGGTAATGGCACAGGCCCTGGGCATTCCAGCCACTGAGTGTGAGTTTGTGGGGAGCTTACCCGTGATTGTGGTGGGCCGGCTGAAGGTCTCACTGGAGCCGCAGCTCTGGGAACTGGGAAAGGTGCTTCGGAAGGCTGGGCTGTCCCCTGGCCGTGTGGACACTGGGGCAGAGCCAGGCCGGAGTCGAATGATCAGTCAGGAAGAGTTTGCCAGGCAGCTACAGCTCTCGGACCCCCGGACAGTGGCTGGAGCCTTCAGCTACTTCCAGCAGGATGGCCAAGGTTTGGTGGACTTTCGAGATGTGGCCTTGGCCCTGGCAGCTCTGGATGGGGGCAGGAGCCTGGACGAGCTGACTCGCCTGGCCTTTGAGCTCTTTGCCGAGGAGCAAGCAGAGGGGCCTGGCCGCCTGCTGTACAGACAGGGCTTCAGCACCATCCTGCACCTGCTGCTGGGGTCACCCCGCCCTGCTGCTGCGACTTTGCATGCTGAGCTGTGCCAGGCGGGACCCCACCAaggcctctccctctgtcagttCCAGGCCTTCTCTCTCCACGACCCACTCCACGGGAAGCTCTTCAGCACCTACCTGCGCCCCTCCCTGAAACCACAGGCCTCAGTCCCCGGCAACCCCATGTCTCTGGCCAACGGGACTGTGCCAGCACCCAAGCAGAAGGGCGACTGA